GAGCGATGACTCCCATAAAGGCATATAATCCAAAATTATTCCCTGTTAGAATCAGTCCGGCAAATACACCGATAATGGACATTGGTACGGAAAGCATAATAACCAGTGACTGACTGAAAGAGTTAAACTGGAGAGCCAGAATAAGAAACACGACAATGAGCGCTGCCAGAAAATTGTAAAACATGCTTCCCAGAGAGTCATTTAGATCAGCCGCTTCACCAGCCCAGGCATAGTCTGTTCCCTCCGGTAGAGGAAGAGCCTTGGCCCGGATATTTTCAAAGCCTTCCACAACCTCTCTTATATTCGCATCAGGCAGCATCTGAGCCATCACAGTAACAGTCCTTAACGACTGACTGTGTCTTATCGTACCATATCCCTGGGTCGTAATCAGGTCTGATACATGGGTAATAGGAAGGACATCACCATTTTTCAGGGTTATTAAAATCTTTTGCAGATCATCTACCGAATTTCTCAGAGAGGGGTCAACGCCAAGCCGGATTTCCAGCTCTCCTTCTTTCCCCAGAAGAGTTCCTGCACTCTGACCTTCCAGATAGGAACGAACCTGAATTCCCAGCATGGTTGCATCCACTCCAGCGGCAGAGGCAAATAACTCTTTAGGCAGAATTTGTAATTCCGGAAAACCCTTTTCCCAATCACTTAAGACACCCCTTACGCCGTCGACTTCCACAAGCTCATTAGAAATCCTTTCTGAAACCCGCCGCAGTTCTTCCAGGTCCTCTCCATGGACTTTTATCTGAACCGGACTGTTGGCTGTTTTTCCTCCTGCCTGAGTTCCGACTGTAATTCTTGCTCCAGGGATGGAGGAGAGCATTCCCATAAGCTCAGGAATTTTCTTCTGTGTTGTCCAGCTTCTTTCTCCGGGAGGAAGCAGATTCATAACCACCTGGGCATCCCTGCTTGAAGTCAGTCCCACTTCACTATAAAGACTGGCTATGCCATCCAATCCCATGAGCTTCTGTTCCACCATTCTCGTTATCCTGTCAGTATTCTCATATGTACTAAATTCCGGAGCCGTTATGACGGCATAAAGAGCGGTTTCATCTTTTATGGGAAAAAGTTCTATTTTCAAAAATCCCGATCCGATTCCCCAAAAGACAAGACCTAAAAGAACAACCATGACGCCAGGCAGCAGAACTCTGTATAAACGATGACTGAGGAGAATCTCCAGAAGGGATTTGTAGCCATCGGCCAGCCGGTCAAAAACATTCACATTTTTATATCGCGACAATGTTCTGACCATCATGAAAATCAGCATAATCAGAGTCATAACATAGGTAAGAGTGCCGGGACGCCGGTCTACCAGAAAAGCCAGACTGAAGAGGCCGGAGACGAGGAGCCCGATGAAAATTTCCCGTTTCCAGGAGAAGCCTTCCTCTGGAATCTCATCATCTGTCACTTTCCTGTCCGGTTTAAGCCAGCGGGCACTAACCGCTGGCGTCAGGGTCAGGGCAACCAGCAGAGAGGAAGCAATAATGAAAATGACTGTCATAGGTATAACGCTGATGATCATACCGACACGTCCCTCCATCAGCGCGAGGGGAATAAAAGCGGCCATTGTGGTCAGAGTCGCAGTAAAGATGGAGGGTGCCACCTCCCGGGAAGCATCCTTGACAGCTGCCGTTCTTGATTTCCCCTGCTTTCGATGCTCCACAACACTTTCAACAATGACAATTCCGTTATCAACAAGAAGGCCTAATGCGACGATCATGGCCAGAAGGGTCATAGTGTTGAAAGTCA
This window of the Oceanispirochaeta sp. genome carries:
- a CDS encoding efflux RND transporter permease subunit, whose amino-acid sequence is MKENTGFLGKISAISVDKYRIIYLGMMMVRVLGLGIFNELPRESKPEVVFPMIKVTINYPGASPRDVEELVTNKLEAVLQGILDLEFISSTSLAGRSEIQLDFYPESDRDENYSAVTKAIDSVLKDLPEEVETPLVRVSTTANRAFLVLSLSGDVNPGALRDAASLLERRLLALEGVRDLGVSGLYTEEIQIQYYPSKLAEYGLSSDDILQAVKLNHKDTPAGETELDGMQYFVRVLGAYGSVDQISRIQIPLPGGGNRFLKDLAKVEVQPVPNGSLSRRAVGLGTDNVKMLPSVTLSLYRDGGTDIVGPSEAVSVQLEELKSSGILDGIDIQVIQDDAETVRQDLADVLENAFSGLLIVVLVLYLFLGIREALITSLIIPFSMFLSFAAMNLAGMTFNTMTLLAMIVALGLLVDNGIVIVESVVEHRKQGKSRTAAVKDASREVAPSIFTATLTTMAAFIPLALMEGRVGMIISVIPMTVIFIIASSLLVALTLTPAVSARWLKPDRKVTDDEIPEEGFSWKREIFIGLLVSGLFSLAFLVDRRPGTLTYVMTLIMLIFMMVRTLSRYKNVNVFDRLADGYKSLLEILLSHRLYRVLLPGVMVVLLGLVFWGIGSGFLKIELFPIKDETALYAVITAPEFSTYENTDRITRMVEQKLMGLDGIASLYSEVGLTSSRDAQVVMNLLPPGERSWTTQKKIPELMGMLSSIPGARITVGTQAGGKTANSPVQIKVHGEDLEELRRVSERISNELVEVDGVRGVLSDWEKGFPELQILPKELFASAAGVDATMLGIQVRSYLEGQSAGTLLGKEGELEIRLGVDPSLRNSVDDLQKILITLKNGDVLPITHVSDLITTQGYGTIRHSQSLRTVTVMAQMLPDANIREVVEGFENIRAKALPLPEGTDYAWAGEAADLNDSLGSMFYNFLAALIVVFLILALQFNSFSQSLVIMLSVPMSIIGVFAGLILTGNNFGLYAFMGVIALVGIVVNDAIVLVDSLGRLRKQGFDLIPALVEAGRSRFAPVLATSLTTIGGMLPLAFKDANFAQLSISLISGLLASTLLTLLILPLTFYTIDSFKNKIQKRIPIFIDQLEGK